One genomic region from Conexibacter woesei Iso977N encodes:
- a CDS encoding ATP-grasp domain-containing protein, translating to MSVPPRVALATCSHFPQGDPDDAPLPAAIEGSEYVIWDDPSVDWNRYDVVVLRSTWDYQHRRGEFLEWANAIGDRLLNPPEIVAWNTDKAYLKELEDAGLPVVHTELIAPGAPFTAPADGAEYVVKPTVSAGSRDTARFHGADDAPRAAALVEAIHAGGRTAMVQPYVASVDERGETALLYFDGAFSHAIHKGPLLTPGADPTAEVFAAETILPREATAAERELGARALAHVAARFPELDGPLLYARVDVVEDEDGAPLILELELTEPSLFFMDDPGRVSDFAAAIGRRVPVR from the coding sequence ATGTCCGTCCCGCCGCGCGTAGCCCTCGCCACCTGCTCCCACTTCCCGCAGGGAGACCCCGACGACGCGCCGCTGCCCGCGGCGATCGAGGGCTCGGAGTACGTGATCTGGGACGACCCGAGCGTCGACTGGAACCGGTACGACGTCGTCGTCCTGCGCTCGACCTGGGACTACCAGCACCGCCGCGGCGAGTTCCTGGAGTGGGCGAACGCGATCGGCGACCGCCTGCTCAACCCGCCCGAGATCGTCGCCTGGAACACCGACAAGGCGTACCTCAAGGAGCTGGAGGACGCCGGGCTGCCGGTCGTCCACACCGAGCTGATCGCACCGGGCGCGCCGTTCACGGCGCCCGCGGACGGGGCCGAGTACGTCGTCAAGCCCACGGTCTCCGCCGGCTCGCGCGACACCGCGCGCTTCCACGGCGCCGACGACGCGCCGCGCGCCGCGGCGCTGGTCGAGGCGATCCACGCCGGCGGCCGCACCGCGATGGTCCAGCCCTACGTCGCCTCGGTCGACGAGCGCGGCGAGACCGCGCTGCTGTACTTCGACGGCGCGTTCTCGCACGCGATCCACAAGGGTCCGCTGCTGACCCCGGGCGCCGACCCGACCGCCGAGGTCTTCGCCGCCGAGACGATCCTCCCGCGCGAGGCGACCGCCGCCGAGCGCGAGCTCGGGGCCCGCGCCCTGGCCCACGTCGCGGCGCGCTTCCCGGAGCTCGACGGCCCGCTGCTCTACGCGCGGGTCGACGTCGTCGAGGACGAGGACGGCGCCCCGCTGATCCTCGAGCTGGAGCTGACCGAGCCGTCGCTGTTCTTCATGGACGACCCTGGACGGGTGTCCGATTTTGCGGCCGCGATCGGCCGCCGCGTGCCCGTACGCTGA
- a CDS encoding endonuclease III domain-containing protein, which yields MPSDVPTVPKAEWRAPRRDRVARIRERLRDVYGVPLAPPHEDPLAELVLTVLSQSTSDRNRDVAFLRLRRWFATWEEVRNAPVSEVEEAIRPGGISKVKSQRIHDILVAIEDTNTSPGTLDLDWMRDAPVSESRDFLCALPGVGRKTAACVLLFAYGLRDIPVDTHVSRVGMRLHLLRPGAPFEELHDAMLALTPPGAELEFHVNLLRHGRRTCHAQRPRCASCTLRATCPSRRA from the coding sequence TTGCCGTCTGACGTCCCAACCGTCCCGAAGGCCGAGTGGCGCGCGCCGCGGCGCGACCGGGTCGCCCGGATCCGCGAGCGGCTGCGCGACGTCTACGGCGTCCCGCTCGCGCCGCCCCACGAGGACCCGCTCGCCGAGCTGGTCCTGACCGTCCTCTCGCAGTCGACCAGCGACCGCAACCGCGACGTCGCGTTCCTGCGCCTGCGCCGCTGGTTCGCCACCTGGGAGGAGGTCCGGAACGCGCCGGTCTCCGAGGTCGAGGAGGCGATCCGCCCCGGCGGGATCTCGAAGGTCAAGTCCCAGCGCATCCACGACATCCTGGTCGCGATCGAGGACACCAACACGTCCCCGGGCACGCTCGACCTGGACTGGATGCGCGACGCACCGGTGAGCGAATCTCGCGACTTCCTTTGTGCCTTGCCCGGCGTCGGGCGCAAGACCGCGGCGTGCGTCCTCCTGTTCGCCTACGGGTTGCGCGACATCCCGGTCGACACGCACGTCTCGCGCGTCGGCATGCGCCTGCACCTGCTGCGCCCCGGCGCGCCGTTCGAGGAGCTCCACGACGCGATGCTCGCGCTCACGCCGCCGGGCGCCGAGCTCGAGTTCCACGTCAACCTGCTGCGCCACGGGCGTCGCACGTGCCACGCGCAGAGGCCGCGCTGCGCGAGTTGTACGTTGAGAGCGACATGTCCGTCCCGCCGCGCGTAG
- a CDS encoding CAP domain-containing protein, translating to MPVAAPVVAHTAAVSSKAEIAIVREINRVRRSHHLRAVKLTSPLAGVAKQHSKEMLQHNALTHSSFDGRSFSTRLAAGGKRRRQYGETLAWAPDGSHVTAKVLLKLWMNSAPHRAVLMNGKLRRVGVGRIRGAMGPQAGAAITADFSS from the coding sequence GTGCCCGTCGCTGCGCCCGTCGTCGCCCATACCGCCGCCGTCTCGTCGAAGGCCGAGATCGCGATCGTCCGCGAGATCAACCGCGTCCGCCGCTCGCACCACCTCCGCGCGGTGAAGCTGACATCCCCGCTGGCCGGTGTCGCAAAACAGCACTCCAAGGAGATGCTGCAGCACAACGCGCTCACCCACTCGAGCTTCGACGGCAGGTCGTTCTCGACCCGTCTCGCCGCGGGCGGCAAGCGGCGCAGGCAGTACGGCGAGACGCTCGCCTGGGCGCCCGACGGCTCGCACGTCACCGCCAAGGTCCTCCTCAAGCTGTGGATGAACTCCGCGCCCCACCGCGCGGTGCTCATGAACGGCAAGCTGCGCCGCGTCGGCGTCGGCCGCATCCGCGGCGCCATGGGCCCCCAGGCCGGCGCCGCGATCACCGCGGACTTCAGCTCGTAG
- a CDS encoding carbohydrate kinase family protein, which yields MRILCLGEALVDLVCQRTVASFAEADAFVPRLGGAGANVAVTAARRGADVALAGGAGTDPWGAWLAERLQDEGVELTAFERSDDVVTPVAFVTVDADAQPSAAVYGAGAAAAVARLGAERAQDAVDGSDALFVTSGTLVGEAERAVTLAARERALRDGKPVVVDANFRAERWRTTSNAVEVTGPLADRAFLVRANAQEARALTGETDPAAAAQSLLAAGAQHVVITLGAGGALLRGGGLDRDVSAPAATPVDTTGAGDAVTGVLLAALARTGFYPASVAAMLPDAMAEAARATERYGALAV from the coding sequence ATGCGGATCCTGTGCCTGGGTGAGGCGTTGGTCGACCTCGTCTGCCAGCGCACCGTCGCCTCGTTCGCCGAGGCCGACGCGTTCGTGCCGCGCCTCGGCGGGGCGGGCGCGAACGTCGCGGTGACCGCCGCGCGCCGCGGCGCGGACGTCGCGCTGGCCGGCGGCGCCGGGACCGATCCGTGGGGCGCGTGGCTGGCCGAGCGCCTGCAGGACGAGGGCGTCGAGCTGACGGCGTTCGAGCGCAGCGACGACGTCGTGACGCCGGTCGCGTTCGTCACGGTCGACGCGGATGCGCAGCCGTCGGCGGCCGTCTACGGCGCGGGCGCCGCCGCCGCGGTCGCACGTCTCGGCGCCGAGCGCGCGCAGGACGCGGTCGACGGCAGCGACGCGCTGTTCGTCACCTCCGGCACGCTCGTCGGCGAGGCCGAGCGCGCGGTCACGCTGGCCGCCCGCGAGCGCGCGCTGCGCGACGGCAAGCCGGTCGTCGTCGACGCGAACTTCCGGGCTGAGCGCTGGAGGACGACCTCCAATGCCGTCGAGGTCACCGGCCCGCTGGCCGACCGCGCGTTCCTGGTCAGGGCCAACGCGCAGGAGGCCCGCGCGCTGACCGGCGAGACCGACCCCGCCGCGGCCGCGCAGTCGCTGCTGGCGGCCGGCGCCCAGCACGTCGTGATCACGCTCGGCGCCGGCGGCGCGCTGCTGCGCGGCGGCGGACTGGACCGCGACGTCTCCGCGCCCGCCGCGACGCCCGTCGACACCACCGGCGCGGGCGACGCCGTCACCGGCGTCCTGCTCGCCGCGCTGGCCCGGACCGGCTTCTACCCCGCGTCGGTCGCCGCGATGCTGCCCGACGCGATGGCCGAGGCCGCCCGCGCGACCGAGCGGTACGGCGCGCTTGCCGTCTGA